The Streptomyces sp. NBC_00286 nucleotide sequence TTCACGGTGGCCGGCCGCTCGTACCCCCTGGAGCTGATGTACGGCGACCGACGGCCTCGCGGCTACGTCCTCCACGCCGAACAGGACCGCTACACCCCGACGGCCGCCATGCGCCGCGCCGCCGCCCTGTACCACGAGCACCAGGCCGACTGCGTGGTCATCGAGGCCAACAACGGCGGCGAGTACATGCCCGCCCTGCTCACCGAGGTCGATCCCACCGTGCAGTGGCGCATCGTCCACGCCACCCGCAACAAGCGCGCCCGCGCCGCCCCGGTCGCGATGCTGTACGAGCAGGCGCGCATCAGCCACGCGGGCCCGCCGCGCAACTTCGCGACCTTGGAAGAGCAGATGACGACCTACGTGGGTGCCTCCGAGCAGGAGGAGACGTCGCCCGACCTTCTCGACTCCTGCGTATGGGCGCTCACCGATCTCTTCTTGGACGGTTCGGTGCCTGGACCGTCGCGTCCGTCCGACGGCCGTCTCACGGGCCGCCGTTGACCCGCTCATGCGTCTGTGCACCGGACCTGCGGTCGGTAGCCGTACTCAAAATTTCTGCCCGACGACCACCTTCACGGAGAAAACCCAACAAATTTGCCGATACCGCGCATTACGCGCTGATGGAGTTCCTGTGGCTGAAGATCGCGCTCAGCCCGGAGCAGATACGCGCCAGGTGTCGTACGCATCTGGGCCTCTCGCGCCTGGGCGGCATTGCGACGGAGCGTGGTCAGGCCGAGAGCAACCGCGCCTGCCGTCACGAGCGGCTGACCGGCCGGGATGCTGCCGATAGCTACGGTGGCCGCGGTGCCCAGCTCGAACTTCGAGCTCATGGCGCTGAAGGCCGTGTTCATCTTCAGCCCGCGCATGGCCTTTCGGAGTTCCTCCAGTGGCGTCTCGAAGGTCTCGGCGACCTTGAGGCTCAGGTACTTCTGGCGGGCGTCGCGATCCTCGATGGCTCCGAAGGAGTCACGGAAATCTGCAGCCGCAGTGTTCACCGCGTTAGCGAAGGCTTCGAACTCGGCTCTGTGCCGCTTGCGGAGCTGGATGATCTTCTCCACGGGCACGGCGTCGAGGTTGTCCGGCACCACGAGACGTACCGACATCAGACCGATCGCTTCTGTGAGGTCCTCTTCCGCAGTCGGCACAGACCGGAGCGGATTCAGCAGGGCCTGAGCAAGACGATCGGAGTCCCAGCCATAGACGCCATGGGAGGCGGGCTGGTCGGTGAGCGGGATGTAGCGGCTGCGTCGGGCCAGCTCCTCCGTCAGGACGCACTTGTAGATCCAGGCGAGGCTGGGTCGCATGGCGACCCACCTGACCTCGGGTGCTGCATGGGCCAAGGAGTACTGGGCGAATGCTGCATTACCCCAAGACCGCTGGGTGAACGAC carries:
- a CDS encoding DUF6236 family protein, with protein sequence MQRIGLYYPYIHCRDEQWLKLTALYWPHLARVVPNGYPVADSDTAAALNDDLDFMITTRPDAAAKAIAPLFLELLREHGAELEAEHGVRQAAQASQFSVTAEPGPSWEPGETIGVLPRNSLAGLHEDEVAPELKGALIDSGLALSTERSRFAQQSFTQRSWGNAAFAQYSLAHAAPEVRWVAMRPSLAWIYKCVLTEELARRSRYIPLTDQPASHGVYGWDSDRLAQALLNPLRSVPTAEEDLTEAIGLMSVRLVVPDNLDAVPVEKIIQLRKRHRAEFEAFANAVNTAAADFRDSFGAIEDRDARQKYLSLKVAETFETPLEELRKAMRGLKMNTAFSAMSSKFELGTAATVAIGSIPAGQPLVTAGAVALGLTTLRRNAAQAREAQMRTTPGAYLLRAERDLQPQELHQRVMRGIGKFVGFSP